Proteins encoded together in one Myotis daubentonii chromosome 17, mMyoDau2.1, whole genome shotgun sequence window:
- the TMEM67 gene encoding meckelin isoform X2 — protein sequence MVTGQQRAGVAMALRSSWAAAAVTVFLQWVLPGVSQAQTFSFPFRQPETCGRGQYFDISALSCAPCGAHQRQDARGTSCVCLPGFQMISNNGGADIICKKCPEDKKGVTTDGWNCISCPGGLTAEGKCHCPPGHILVERDVNGALLSQATCKLCDGTENSFTVANALGNRCVRCEPTFINTSRSCACLEPNTLTGGLCFSSTGNFPPPMISPARYGELGMSITSEWFARYLHSSAAACWVYANLTSCQALGNICVMNMNSYNSATFDACRLFQFVFENTAGLRTVHSVSFWRQNLPWLFYGDQLGLAPQILTTTPLPSNFSFKGQNQNTQMKFVAASYDVRGNFLKWQTLEGGVLQLCPDTETRLNAAYSFGTTYQQDCVIPVSKILTDFPTPIFFDLYLEYTDENQHQYIWALPVLNLNLQHNKIFVNQDSNSGKWLLTRRIFLVDALSGRENDLGNQPRLIRIATRISLSIHLVPNTKKGNIYPPLITIGYSDIDVKDPNSQFVKVSFSVKYEMNQEEARIQTDIALGVLGGLAVLTSLLKTAGWKRRIGSPMIDLQTVMKFMVYYAGDLTNVFVIITVATGLYWLIFFKAQKAVSVFLPTPTQEERFVTFVGCAFALKALQFLHKLVSQVTIDIFFIDWERPKGKVLKAVEGEGGVRSATVPVSIWRTYFVANEWNEIQTVRKINPLFQVLIVLFFLEVVGFKNLALMDSSSSLSRDPSSYIAPYSRILRYAVSSALWLVIGMIQIVFFAVFYERFIEDKIRQFVDLCSMSNISVFLLSHKCFGYYIHGRSVHGHADTNMEEMNTNLKREAENLCSQRGLVPNTEGQTFQIAISSQMRQHYDRIHETLTRVHKDMDYFIKDKLLLEKILGIEFMEPMEKSIFYNDDGYSFSSVLYYGNEATLLIYDLLFFCVVDLACQNFILAAFLTYLQQEVFKFIRNTVGQKNLASKTLVDQRFLI from the exons ATGGTGACGGGCCAGCAGCGGGCTGGGGTGGCGATGGCTCTCCGGTCCAGCTGGGCGGCCGCGGCCGTGACCGTGTTCCTCCAGTGGGTCCTCCCTGGCGTCTCACAGGCCCAGACGTTCTCCTTCCCTTTCCGGCAGCCGGAGACCTGCGGCCGCGGCCAGTACTTCGACATCTCCGCGCTCTCCTGCGCCCCGTGCGGAGCCCACCAGCGGCAGGACGCCCGAG GAACTTCATGTGTGTGTCTACCAGGATTTCAGATGATCTCTAATAATGGAGGAGCTGATATTATTTGTAAAAAGTGCCCAGAAGACAAG aaaggtgttaCCACAGATGGCTGGAACTGCATTTCTTGCCCTGGTGGTTTGACTGCAGAAGGAAAATGCCACTGCCCTCCTGGCCATATTCTAG TGGAAAGAGATGTAAATGGAGCGTTGTTGTCTCAAGCAACTTGTAAGCTCTGTGATGGAACGGAAAACTCTTTTACAGTAGCAAATGCCTTAGGAAACAG GTGTGTCCGATGTGAGCCAACATTCATTAATACCAGCAGGTCCTGTGCGTGTTTAGAACCTAACACTTTA aCAGGGGGCTTATGTTTCAGCAGCACAGGGAATTTTCCTCCACCTATGATTTCACCTGCACGTTATGGAGAGCTT GGCATGTCCATCACTTCAGAATGGTTTGCAAGGTATTTGCATTCATCAGCAGCTGCTTGTTGG GTATATGCCAATCTAACATCTTGCCAAGCTCTTGGAAATATTTGTGTGATGAACATGAATTCTTATAACTCTGCCACTTTTGATGCATGTCGACTATTTCAGTTTGTCTTTGAAAATACTGCTGGACTGCGCACTGTTCATTCTGTTTCATTTTG GAGACAGAATCTCCCATGGCTGTTCTATGGAGATCAGCTTGGATTAGCACCTCAGATCCTCACTACTACACCTCTTCCTTCCAATTTCAGTTTTAAAGGGCAAAACCAG aatacaCAAATGAAGTTTGTTGCTGCTTCCTATGATGTAAGAGGAAATTTTCTCAAGTGGCAAACTTTAGAAGGTGGTGTTTTACAG CTTTGTCCAGACACAGAAACAAGATTAAATGCAGCGTATTCTTTTGGAACAACCTATCAACAAGAT tgtGTGATTCCTGTCTCTAAGATCTTAACTGACTTCCCCACTCCTATATTTTTTGATTTATACCTTGAATATACCGATGAAAATCAACACCAATATATTTGGGCTCTGCCTGTGTTAAACCTAAATCTtcaacacaataaaatatttgtgaaccAAG ACAGTAACTCTGGCAAGTGGCTTCTGACTCGGCGCATTTTCTTAGTGGATGCACTAAGTGGACGAGAAAATGACTTGGGAAATCAGCCGAGATTAATTCGAATTGCTACGCGGATATCACTGAG cATCCACCTTGTACCcaacacaaaaaaaggaaacatctaCCCTCCCTTAATAACCATTGGCTACAGTGACATTGATGTCAAAGATCCCAACAGCCAGTTTGTGAAG gtTTCTTTCTCTGTCAAATATGAAATGAATCAAGAAGAAGCACGTATCCAGACAGAT attgctttgggtgtgTTGGGTGGGCTCGCTGTTTTAACATCTCTTTTGAAGACGGCGGGGTGGAAGAGGCGCATTGGGAGTCCTATGATTGACCTACAG ACAGTTATGAAGTTCATGGTGTACTATGCTGGTGATCTGACCAATGTATTTGTTATCATCACTGTGGCAACGGGTCTTTATTGGCTTATTTTCTTCAAA GCACAGAAGGCTGTCTCTGTGTTTCTGCCAACGCCGACTCAGGAAGAACGTTTTGTTACTTTTGTGGGATGTGCTTTTGCTCTGAAG GCTCTGCAATTTTTGCATAAGCTCGTATCCCAGGTTACCATTGATATATTCTTTATCGATTGGGAGCGACCTAAAGGGAAGGTTCTCAAAGCTGTCGAAG GTGAGGGTGGTGTGAGGAGTGCTACCGTTCCCGTAAGCATATGGAGAACATATTTTGTAGCAAATGAATGGAATGAAATTCAGACTGTGAGAAAAATTAATCCACTTTTTCAAGTACTTATTGTCCTCTTCTTTTTGGAG GTTGTGGGATTTAAGAACTTAGCATTAATGGATTCATCCTCTAGTCTTTCCAGAGACCCATCCAGCTACATAGCTCCTTATAGTCGCATTTTGAGATATGCAGTGTCTTCCGCTCTCTGGCTAGTGATTGGAATGATACAG ATCGTGTTCTTTGCTGTCTTTTATGAGAGATTTATAGAAGATAAAATTCGGCAGTTTGTGGATTTATGCTCTATGAGCAAT atatcAGTGTTTCTGTTATCCCACAAATGTTTTGGATATTACATTCATGGTAGATCAGTACACGGGCATGCAGATACTAACATGGAAGAAATGAATACGAATCTGAAAAGAGAAGCG GAAAACTTGTGTAGCCAGAGAGGTTTGGTGCCCAACACAGAGGGTCAGACCTTCCAGATTGCAATTTCTAGCCAGATGAGACAGCACTATGACAGAATTCATGAGACGCTAACAAGG GTTCATAAGGACATGGACtactttataaaagataaattgcTTCTTGAAAAAATTCTTGGAATAGAATTCATGGAACCAATGGAAAAAAGCATCTTTTATAATG atgatgGTTATTCATTCAGCAGTGTTCTGTATTATGGAAATGAAGCCACTCTTCTTATTTATGATCTGCTGTTCTTCTGTGTTGTGGACTTGGCTTGCCAAAACTTTATTTTAGCAGCCTTCCTTACATATCTACAACAAGAG gtttttaaatttattcgTAATACAGTAGGACAGAAGAATTTGGCATCCAAAACATTGGTGGATCAAAGGTTTTTGAtttaa
- the TMEM67 gene encoding meckelin isoform X1: protein MVTGQQRAGVAMALRSSWAAAAVTVFLQWVLPGVSQAQTFSFPFRQPETCGRGQYFDISALSCAPCGAHQRQDARGTSCVCLPGFQMISNNGGADIICKKCPEDKKGVTTDGWNCISCPGGLTAEGKCHCPPGHILVERDVNGALLSQATCKLCDGTENSFTVANALGNRCVRCEPTFINTSRSCACLEPNTLTGGLCFSSTGNFPPPMISPARYGELGMSITSEWFARYLHSSAAACWVYANLTSCQALGNICVMNMNSYNSATFDACRLFQFVFENTAGLRTVHSVSFWRQNLPWLFYGDQLGLAPQILTTTPLPSNFSFKGQNQNTQMKFVAASYDVRGNFLKWQTLEGGVLQLCPDTETRLNAAYSFGTTYQQDCVIPVSKILTDFPTPIFFDLYLEYTDENQHQYIWALPVLNLNLQHNKIFVNQDSNSGKWLLTRRIFLVDALSGRENDLGNQPRLIRIATRISLSIHLVPNTKKGNIYPPLITIGYSDIDVKDPNSQFVKVSFSVKYEMNQEEARIQTDIALGVLGGLAVLTSLLKTAGWKRRIGSPMIDLQTVMKFMVYYAGDLTNVFVIITVATGLYWLIFFKAQKAVSVFLPTPTQEERFVTFVGCAFALKALQFLHKLVSQVTIDIFFIDWERPKGKVLKAVEGEGGVRSATVPVSIWRTYFVANEWNEIQTVRKINPLFQVLIVLFFLEVVGFKNLALMDSSSSLSRDPSSYIAPYSRILRYAVSSALWLVIGMIQIVFFAVFYERFIEDKIRQFVDLCSMSNISVFLLSHKCFGYYIHGRSVHGHADTNMEEMNTNLKREAENLCSQRGLVPNTEGQTFQIAISSQMRQHYDRIHETLTRKNGPARLLSSSASTFEQSIKAYNTMNKFLGSFIDHVHKDMDYFIKDKLLLEKILGIEFMEPMEKSIFYNDDGYSFSSVLYYGNEATLLIYDLLFFCVVDLACQNFILAAFLTYLQQEVFKFIRNTVGQKNLASKTLVDQRFLI, encoded by the exons ATGGTGACGGGCCAGCAGCGGGCTGGGGTGGCGATGGCTCTCCGGTCCAGCTGGGCGGCCGCGGCCGTGACCGTGTTCCTCCAGTGGGTCCTCCCTGGCGTCTCACAGGCCCAGACGTTCTCCTTCCCTTTCCGGCAGCCGGAGACCTGCGGCCGCGGCCAGTACTTCGACATCTCCGCGCTCTCCTGCGCCCCGTGCGGAGCCCACCAGCGGCAGGACGCCCGAG GAACTTCATGTGTGTGTCTACCAGGATTTCAGATGATCTCTAATAATGGAGGAGCTGATATTATTTGTAAAAAGTGCCCAGAAGACAAG aaaggtgttaCCACAGATGGCTGGAACTGCATTTCTTGCCCTGGTGGTTTGACTGCAGAAGGAAAATGCCACTGCCCTCCTGGCCATATTCTAG TGGAAAGAGATGTAAATGGAGCGTTGTTGTCTCAAGCAACTTGTAAGCTCTGTGATGGAACGGAAAACTCTTTTACAGTAGCAAATGCCTTAGGAAACAG GTGTGTCCGATGTGAGCCAACATTCATTAATACCAGCAGGTCCTGTGCGTGTTTAGAACCTAACACTTTA aCAGGGGGCTTATGTTTCAGCAGCACAGGGAATTTTCCTCCACCTATGATTTCACCTGCACGTTATGGAGAGCTT GGCATGTCCATCACTTCAGAATGGTTTGCAAGGTATTTGCATTCATCAGCAGCTGCTTGTTGG GTATATGCCAATCTAACATCTTGCCAAGCTCTTGGAAATATTTGTGTGATGAACATGAATTCTTATAACTCTGCCACTTTTGATGCATGTCGACTATTTCAGTTTGTCTTTGAAAATACTGCTGGACTGCGCACTGTTCATTCTGTTTCATTTTG GAGACAGAATCTCCCATGGCTGTTCTATGGAGATCAGCTTGGATTAGCACCTCAGATCCTCACTACTACACCTCTTCCTTCCAATTTCAGTTTTAAAGGGCAAAACCAG aatacaCAAATGAAGTTTGTTGCTGCTTCCTATGATGTAAGAGGAAATTTTCTCAAGTGGCAAACTTTAGAAGGTGGTGTTTTACAG CTTTGTCCAGACACAGAAACAAGATTAAATGCAGCGTATTCTTTTGGAACAACCTATCAACAAGAT tgtGTGATTCCTGTCTCTAAGATCTTAACTGACTTCCCCACTCCTATATTTTTTGATTTATACCTTGAATATACCGATGAAAATCAACACCAATATATTTGGGCTCTGCCTGTGTTAAACCTAAATCTtcaacacaataaaatatttgtgaaccAAG ACAGTAACTCTGGCAAGTGGCTTCTGACTCGGCGCATTTTCTTAGTGGATGCACTAAGTGGACGAGAAAATGACTTGGGAAATCAGCCGAGATTAATTCGAATTGCTACGCGGATATCACTGAG cATCCACCTTGTACCcaacacaaaaaaaggaaacatctaCCCTCCCTTAATAACCATTGGCTACAGTGACATTGATGTCAAAGATCCCAACAGCCAGTTTGTGAAG gtTTCTTTCTCTGTCAAATATGAAATGAATCAAGAAGAAGCACGTATCCAGACAGAT attgctttgggtgtgTTGGGTGGGCTCGCTGTTTTAACATCTCTTTTGAAGACGGCGGGGTGGAAGAGGCGCATTGGGAGTCCTATGATTGACCTACAG ACAGTTATGAAGTTCATGGTGTACTATGCTGGTGATCTGACCAATGTATTTGTTATCATCACTGTGGCAACGGGTCTTTATTGGCTTATTTTCTTCAAA GCACAGAAGGCTGTCTCTGTGTTTCTGCCAACGCCGACTCAGGAAGAACGTTTTGTTACTTTTGTGGGATGTGCTTTTGCTCTGAAG GCTCTGCAATTTTTGCATAAGCTCGTATCCCAGGTTACCATTGATATATTCTTTATCGATTGGGAGCGACCTAAAGGGAAGGTTCTCAAAGCTGTCGAAG GTGAGGGTGGTGTGAGGAGTGCTACCGTTCCCGTAAGCATATGGAGAACATATTTTGTAGCAAATGAATGGAATGAAATTCAGACTGTGAGAAAAATTAATCCACTTTTTCAAGTACTTATTGTCCTCTTCTTTTTGGAG GTTGTGGGATTTAAGAACTTAGCATTAATGGATTCATCCTCTAGTCTTTCCAGAGACCCATCCAGCTACATAGCTCCTTATAGTCGCATTTTGAGATATGCAGTGTCTTCCGCTCTCTGGCTAGTGATTGGAATGATACAG ATCGTGTTCTTTGCTGTCTTTTATGAGAGATTTATAGAAGATAAAATTCGGCAGTTTGTGGATTTATGCTCTATGAGCAAT atatcAGTGTTTCTGTTATCCCACAAATGTTTTGGATATTACATTCATGGTAGATCAGTACACGGGCATGCAGATACTAACATGGAAGAAATGAATACGAATCTGAAAAGAGAAGCG GAAAACTTGTGTAGCCAGAGAGGTTTGGTGCCCAACACAGAGGGTCAGACCTTCCAGATTGCAATTTCTAGCCAGATGAGACAGCACTATGACAGAATTCATGAGACGCTAACAAGG AAAAATGGCCCTGCTAGACTACTGAGTTCATCAGCAAGTACTTTTGAGCAGAGTATAAAGGCCTATAATACTATGAATAAATTCCTTGGCTCTTTCATCGATCAT GTTCATAAGGACATGGACtactttataaaagataaattgcTTCTTGAAAAAATTCTTGGAATAGAATTCATGGAACCAATGGAAAAAAGCATCTTTTATAATG atgatgGTTATTCATTCAGCAGTGTTCTGTATTATGGAAATGAAGCCACTCTTCTTATTTATGATCTGCTGTTCTTCTGTGTTGTGGACTTGGCTTGCCAAAACTTTATTTTAGCAGCCTTCCTTACATATCTACAACAAGAG gtttttaaatttattcgTAATACAGTAGGACAGAAGAATTTGGCATCCAAAACATTGGTGGATCAAAGGTTTTTGAtttaa
- the TMEM67 gene encoding meckelin isoform X3 — protein MVTGQQRAGVAMALRSSWAAAAVTVFLQWVLPGVSQAQTFSFPFRQPETCGRGQYFDISALSCAPCGAHQRQDARGTSCVCLPGFQMISNNGGADIICKKCPEDKKGVTTDGWNCISCPGGLTAEGKCHCPPGHILVERDVNGALLSQATCKLCDGTENSFTVANALGNRCVRCEPTFINTSRSCACLEPNTLTGGLCFSSTGNFPPPMISPARYGELGMSITSEWFARYLHSSAAACWVYANLTSCQALGNICVMNMNSYNSATFDACRLFQFVFENTAGLRTVHSVSFWRQNLPWLFYGDQLGLAPQILTTTPLPSNFSFKGQNQNTQMKFVAASYDVRGNFLKWQTLEGGVLQLCPDTETRLNAAYSFGTTYQQDCVIPVSKILTDFPTPIFFDLYLEYTDENQHQYIWALPVLNLNLQHNKIFVNQDSNSGKWLLTRRIFLVDALSGRENDLGNQPRLIRIATRISLSIHLVPNTKKGNIYPPLITIGYSDIDVKDPNSQFVKVSFSVKYEMNQEEARIQTDIALGVLGGLAVLTSLLKTAGWKRRIGSPMIDLQTVMKFMVYYAGDLTNVFVIITVATGLYWLIFFKAQKAVSVFLPTPTQEERFVTFVGCAFALKVVGFKNLALMDSSSSLSRDPSSYIAPYSRILRYAVSSALWLVIGMIQIVFFAVFYERFIEDKIRQFVDLCSMSNISVFLLSHKCFGYYIHGRSVHGHADTNMEEMNTNLKREAENLCSQRGLVPNTEGQTFQIAISSQMRQHYDRIHETLTRKNGPARLLSSSASTFEQSIKAYNTMNKFLGSFIDHVHKDMDYFIKDKLLLEKILGIEFMEPMEKSIFYNDDGYSFSSVLYYGNEATLLIYDLLFFCVVDLACQNFILAAFLTYLQQEVFKFIRNTVGQKNLASKTLVDQRFLI, from the exons ATGGTGACGGGCCAGCAGCGGGCTGGGGTGGCGATGGCTCTCCGGTCCAGCTGGGCGGCCGCGGCCGTGACCGTGTTCCTCCAGTGGGTCCTCCCTGGCGTCTCACAGGCCCAGACGTTCTCCTTCCCTTTCCGGCAGCCGGAGACCTGCGGCCGCGGCCAGTACTTCGACATCTCCGCGCTCTCCTGCGCCCCGTGCGGAGCCCACCAGCGGCAGGACGCCCGAG GAACTTCATGTGTGTGTCTACCAGGATTTCAGATGATCTCTAATAATGGAGGAGCTGATATTATTTGTAAAAAGTGCCCAGAAGACAAG aaaggtgttaCCACAGATGGCTGGAACTGCATTTCTTGCCCTGGTGGTTTGACTGCAGAAGGAAAATGCCACTGCCCTCCTGGCCATATTCTAG TGGAAAGAGATGTAAATGGAGCGTTGTTGTCTCAAGCAACTTGTAAGCTCTGTGATGGAACGGAAAACTCTTTTACAGTAGCAAATGCCTTAGGAAACAG GTGTGTCCGATGTGAGCCAACATTCATTAATACCAGCAGGTCCTGTGCGTGTTTAGAACCTAACACTTTA aCAGGGGGCTTATGTTTCAGCAGCACAGGGAATTTTCCTCCACCTATGATTTCACCTGCACGTTATGGAGAGCTT GGCATGTCCATCACTTCAGAATGGTTTGCAAGGTATTTGCATTCATCAGCAGCTGCTTGTTGG GTATATGCCAATCTAACATCTTGCCAAGCTCTTGGAAATATTTGTGTGATGAACATGAATTCTTATAACTCTGCCACTTTTGATGCATGTCGACTATTTCAGTTTGTCTTTGAAAATACTGCTGGACTGCGCACTGTTCATTCTGTTTCATTTTG GAGACAGAATCTCCCATGGCTGTTCTATGGAGATCAGCTTGGATTAGCACCTCAGATCCTCACTACTACACCTCTTCCTTCCAATTTCAGTTTTAAAGGGCAAAACCAG aatacaCAAATGAAGTTTGTTGCTGCTTCCTATGATGTAAGAGGAAATTTTCTCAAGTGGCAAACTTTAGAAGGTGGTGTTTTACAG CTTTGTCCAGACACAGAAACAAGATTAAATGCAGCGTATTCTTTTGGAACAACCTATCAACAAGAT tgtGTGATTCCTGTCTCTAAGATCTTAACTGACTTCCCCACTCCTATATTTTTTGATTTATACCTTGAATATACCGATGAAAATCAACACCAATATATTTGGGCTCTGCCTGTGTTAAACCTAAATCTtcaacacaataaaatatttgtgaaccAAG ACAGTAACTCTGGCAAGTGGCTTCTGACTCGGCGCATTTTCTTAGTGGATGCACTAAGTGGACGAGAAAATGACTTGGGAAATCAGCCGAGATTAATTCGAATTGCTACGCGGATATCACTGAG cATCCACCTTGTACCcaacacaaaaaaaggaaacatctaCCCTCCCTTAATAACCATTGGCTACAGTGACATTGATGTCAAAGATCCCAACAGCCAGTTTGTGAAG gtTTCTTTCTCTGTCAAATATGAAATGAATCAAGAAGAAGCACGTATCCAGACAGAT attgctttgggtgtgTTGGGTGGGCTCGCTGTTTTAACATCTCTTTTGAAGACGGCGGGGTGGAAGAGGCGCATTGGGAGTCCTATGATTGACCTACAG ACAGTTATGAAGTTCATGGTGTACTATGCTGGTGATCTGACCAATGTATTTGTTATCATCACTGTGGCAACGGGTCTTTATTGGCTTATTTTCTTCAAA GCACAGAAGGCTGTCTCTGTGTTTCTGCCAACGCCGACTCAGGAAGAACGTTTTGTTACTTTTGTGGGATGTGCTTTTGCTCTGAAG GTTGTGGGATTTAAGAACTTAGCATTAATGGATTCATCCTCTAGTCTTTCCAGAGACCCATCCAGCTACATAGCTCCTTATAGTCGCATTTTGAGATATGCAGTGTCTTCCGCTCTCTGGCTAGTGATTGGAATGATACAG ATCGTGTTCTTTGCTGTCTTTTATGAGAGATTTATAGAAGATAAAATTCGGCAGTTTGTGGATTTATGCTCTATGAGCAAT atatcAGTGTTTCTGTTATCCCACAAATGTTTTGGATATTACATTCATGGTAGATCAGTACACGGGCATGCAGATACTAACATGGAAGAAATGAATACGAATCTGAAAAGAGAAGCG GAAAACTTGTGTAGCCAGAGAGGTTTGGTGCCCAACACAGAGGGTCAGACCTTCCAGATTGCAATTTCTAGCCAGATGAGACAGCACTATGACAGAATTCATGAGACGCTAACAAGG AAAAATGGCCCTGCTAGACTACTGAGTTCATCAGCAAGTACTTTTGAGCAGAGTATAAAGGCCTATAATACTATGAATAAATTCCTTGGCTCTTTCATCGATCAT GTTCATAAGGACATGGACtactttataaaagataaattgcTTCTTGAAAAAATTCTTGGAATAGAATTCATGGAACCAATGGAAAAAAGCATCTTTTATAATG atgatgGTTATTCATTCAGCAGTGTTCTGTATTATGGAAATGAAGCCACTCTTCTTATTTATGATCTGCTGTTCTTCTGTGTTGTGGACTTGGCTTGCCAAAACTTTATTTTAGCAGCCTTCCTTACATATCTACAACAAGAG gtttttaaatttattcgTAATACAGTAGGACAGAAGAATTTGGCATCCAAAACATTGGTGGATCAAAGGTTTTTGAtttaa